The genomic region GCTTTTCCGGTAACTTTTGGCCAGCCCGAAAAAGTCGCCGACCTGGTCTTCACCACAAAAAATCCCGGGCAAGGACAACTTTCCTGGTACACCGGAACCTCAGAAAGCTATTTTACTAATGCCGCCGGCTATCCCATTCCTGCCCAGTTCCAGACAGGGGAAGTGAAGATCTATGAGCCACCGGAGATCCTTTTATCACCATCAAAAACGGTCTGTGAAGGGCAATTGGTCAGCATCATGAGCATCGCCCTTGGCAACCAGCCTCCTATTGATTACAGTTGGATATATCCCTCGGGTGATACCAGCAGCTTCGATCCGATCTTCTTCAGCGTCACCCAGGCAGATGCAGGAAACTACACTCTGCTGGCCACCGACCACGTTGGTTGTTCCGACCAGAAAACCATTAACCTGATCGTCAGCGATAATCCTGTTGCAGCTTTTCATGGCTCGGATACCCTGGAATTTCATCCCAGCGATGTCCTGGATGCTGGAACAGGTCTTTCTTCCTACCTCTGGAATACGGGCGACACCACGGAAAGCATCATGATTAATTCTGAAGGAAAGTATTGGGTTGAGATGGAGTCCCAATTTGGATGCACAGGCAGGGACTCCATCTACATCAAGCTAACAACCGATGAAATCCCATCAAACTATATTTTCATCCCCAACGCCTTCTCTCCCGATGGTGACGGGCTGAACGACATCTTTGCAGCCATCGCGACCAGCGATTATATTCAAAAATTTCACATGCTGATCTTCGACCGCTGGGGTGGAGAAATATTTGAGTCGAATAATATCATGCTCGGCTGGGATGGCACCAAGCACGGCACCCCCCTGCCCGGCGGGATTTATACCTACAAGATCACCTATAGCATTTATTCGTCTTTTGGGGATTATACCGATCAGGTGAGGCTTGGGACGGTGATGCTCGTTAGATGATTACACGTTTCGCGTAATCTTTCTGCCGTCCCTATGGGACTTTATATTTTGAGCCGACCTTTTTTACCCGGCACTGGCGTGCCGGGCTACTTTCTGTCATCCCATCGGGATTAAAATCGCCCAATCGACTAATCTCCAAATCATCAAATCAACCAATCATCCAATCACCCAATCACCCAATCTTATCGCTTCTTCAGCGATAATTGATATCTTTGCCGATTCTCAAAAAATCGACTTCTGAGTTTCATGGATAAATCATTCCTCAATCGTATAGGCATTTACCCGGTCATCTCCCTGGCGGTGATCTTCTGGGGGATGTCGTTTGTGTGGACATCCATCGTCTTTAAATATTATCATCCCATTACTACGATTTTCCTTAGGTTAGTCATTTCATCCACCCTGCTTATGGTTTTTATCTTCATTACAGGGAAGGTCGAAAAGCTGAAAAAAGAAGACCTCGGCTTGCTTTTTATATCCGCGTTATTCAATCCATTCCTGTATTTTTTAGGAGAGAACTTCGGATTAAAAAACTCATCGCCCACGATCAGTTCGGTGATTATCGCGACTATTCCGGTTTTCACCCCCCTGGTAGCCTTTTTTACGCTGAAAGAAAGGCTGTCCTGGCTGAACATCGCCGGTATCTTCATTTCTTTCATCGGCATCGGGATCATGCTGGTCAACCCTGATCTTTCACTGAACTCCTCACCGGTTGGTGCCGCTCTCCTGCTGGGAGCCGTGGCATCAGCTATTATTTATTCAGTATTTCTTAAAAGACTGACTCATAAATACTCTGCCCTGACGATTATCACCTATCAGAATGCCATTGGCGTCCTCTACTTTCTTCCATTTTTTCTCATCTTTGATTTCAGGCATTTTATAACAGTCAGACCAAACCTGGAACTGATTTCTGCCCTGTTTCAACTAGCTTTCTTCGCCTCTTCAGTGGCTTATATTTTCTATACGATGACCATCAAGAAAATTGGAGTAAGCCGGGCCAACGTTTTTTCGAATCTCATCCCGGTTTTCACTGCGATATTTTCTGCTATCTTTATCTCCGAAATCTTTTCCATAACCAAAATAACCGGTATGGCTATAGTCATTGCCGGAGTAATGGTGGCGCAAGTGAGGAAGCGGAGAATAGAAAATTGAAAATTGGTACTAATAACCACTAACCACTAACTAATAACCACTAACCAATGACTACTAACCAATGACTACTAACCAACAACTAAACATCACCGTGCTGGGCGCCGGCCTGGTTGGATTTCCGATTGCTTTGGATTTAAGTAAGGATGAAAACTTTTCCGTCACGTTATGCGATATCCGGAAAGACCGGCTCGACCGGATAAAGGAGCATCATGGATTAAACACGTTGCAGGCTGATCTTTCGGATGCATCCACAGTGAAAAATATCGTCCGTAAGGCTGACTTAGTCGTAAGCGCCGTTCCGGGTTATCTCGGGTTTCAGACACTTAAACTGATCATTGAAGAAGGCAAAAACGTCGTCGATATTGCTTTCTTCCCGGAAGATCTTTTTGAGCTTGAGAAACTAGCTGAAAAACAGGGTGTTATCGCTATTTCCGATATCGGGGTGGCGCCGGGAATGAGCAACATTCTTACTGCTCATGCATTCAGCAAGCTGGAAAAGACTGAAAAAGTCAGGATTTTTGTCGGTGGATTGCCGAAGGTCAGGCAATTACCCTTTGAATACCGTGCCGTGTTCTCCCCTATCGATGTTATAGAAGAATACACACGTCCGGCCAGGTTTATACGTGAAGGGAAGCTGGTAGAAATGCCTGCCCTCTCGGAACCTGAATTTCTTAATTTCACCGGATTCGGGACACTTGAAGCTTTCAACAGCGACGGGCTCCGGACGCTCATCCGCACGATTGACTGCCCTGATATGATCGAAAAAACCCTGCGTTATCCGGGCCATATCGGAAAGATCAGATTGTTACAGGAATGCGGTTTCTTTTCGACTGAGATGGTCAACGTGAAAGGCCAGCTTATCCGCCCGATCGACCTGACCACCCAGTTGCTTTTCCCCATGTGGGATTTAAAGGATGAGGAAGACCTGACCGTCATGTTGGTTATGGTTGAAGGGATGAAAAATGGCCGTAAAATGAGGTTTACCTGGGAACTTTCAGATCAGTATGATCAGGCATCCGGTATCCATTCGATGGCCCGTACAACGGGTTACACGGCTACCGCTGCCGTGAGGCTCATTACCAGTGGATTGTACACTAAGAAAGGGGTTTCTCCACCTGAATATGTTGGGTTCGACCCGGCTTGCGTTGATTTCATGCTGAAAGACCTGGCCAAACGCGGGGTTATTTACCGCGAAAAGATTGAAACTTTATAAAATCATGCCCTCCCAGCGACAATTGTTTTTCGAATACCTGGGTATCCCCTCTTCCAGGCCACTTGGCCTTGAGATATCATCAGCCCGGGGCATTTATCTTTATGGTCCCGATGGAAAGGAATACATCGACCTTGTGTCCGGTGTTGCAGTCAGCAATTTAGGGCATCAGCATCCTGAAATCATCCGGGCCGTGAAAGACCAGGTAGACCGGCACATGCACCTTATGGTTTACGGTGAGTTGATACAGTCACCCCAGGTTCAGCTTGCAGAGGCGCTTGCAGGTGTTTTGCCACCCCAGCTTCATTCGACCTTTTTCATAACTTCCGGAAGTGAAGCCATCGAAGGGGCCATGAAACTGGCCAAGCGGTTTACCGGCAGGACAGAAGTCATCGCTTTCAGGGATGCTTATCATGGTGGGACGCAGGGTGCGCTGAGCCTTGCAGGAAGCGAGGCCCTGAAAAATTCTTTCCGGCCTTTGATTCCGGATATCAGGTTTCTCGATTTTAATAATTTTGAAAACCTTTCAAGTATTTCCTGCAAGACTGCCTGTGTTGTAGCAGAAACCATACAGGCTGAAGCAGGGATTGTATTGCCGGAGGAGGGTTTTCTGGAATCCCTGCGCAAAAGATGCACTGAAACAGGCGCCCTTCTTGTCATCGACGACATTCAAATGGGAATGGGTCGTACCGGAAAAATGTTCAGTTTTGAGCATGCCGGTATTATTCCTGATATTCTTTGCCTGGCGAAAGCCTTTGGCGGTGGAATGCCTCTCGGTGCTTTCATTTCATCAAAAGAGATCATGAGCAGTCTGACACATGATCCTGAGCTTGGGCACATCACTACTTTTGGAGGACACCCGGTGAGCTGTGCCGCAGCCCTGGCTTCTCTCAATTATCTCACTTCAAAAAAAATATATGAAACTGCGGAAAATAAGGCTGGAATATTCATAGAAAGATTATCCGGTCATCCTTCAATTAACACCATCCGTCATATAGGGCTGATGCTGGGCATCGATCTGAACTCCTCTGAATCAGTTCATAAACTGATCCCTGTCTTCCTGAATAACGGACTGATTGCCGATTCATTCCTTTTCCGGCCAAAAGCTTTCCGCATTGCACCTCCTCTTATCATTACAGAAGAAGAAATCCACCAGACATGCGATAAGATAATCATCTGCCTGGATCAACTTTAGCCCTGCTCATTAAATATTTATATCTTTAGAAGCTTAAGCCCTTATTATGTCAGTTCAAATTCTGGACGAAGAGATTATATTCCCCCACCCCTCCAATGCCGATAAAGATGGCCTGTTGGCAATCGGCGGTGATCTTTCTGCTGAAAGGCTGCTGTTTGCTTATGCCAATGGTATTTATCCCTGGTTCAATGATGACTCTCCCATTCTCTGGTGGTCGCCTGACCCCCGGATGATCCTGATTCCCGGTGAGTTTAAAAGATCAAAGAGCCTGGCTCATACGATCAGAAGAGGGAAATTTGAAATCAGATTTGATGAAGATTTCAAAAGTGTTATAAAGAACTGTGCAGAAGCCGGCCGACGAGGGGAAGAAGGCACCTGGATAACACCTGGGATGATTTCAGCATACATTAAGCTGTATGAGACGGGATTTGCCCACAGTGTTGAGATTTACTTGAACGGGAACCTTGCAGGAGGACTTTATGGCTTATCACTTGGAAAAGTTTTTTTCGGGGAATCGATGTTCCACCTGGAAAGGGATGCTTCCAAAGTGGCACTTGCAGCCCTGGTTGACCGTTGCCTTGAATGGGATTTTCATTTCATCGATGCACAGCAACGAACGGACCACCTGCGAAACCTCGGCGCCAAATCCATACCACGTGCATCTTTTCTCTCAATGCTTGCCGGGGCATTAAAATATCCCACATTGTCCGGTAAATGGTAACTTTGTCGAAATTTTTTACCTCATGACAACACTACAGGAAAAATTCATGGATGAAGCTATCCGGCTTGCTGAGACTAATATGGAAAGA from Bacteroidales bacterium harbors:
- a CDS encoding aspartate aminotransferase family protein encodes the protein MKLYKIMPSQRQLFFEYLGIPSSRPLGLEISSARGIYLYGPDGKEYIDLVSGVAVSNLGHQHPEIIRAVKDQVDRHMHLMVYGELIQSPQVQLAEALAGVLPPQLHSTFFITSGSEAIEGAMKLAKRFTGRTEVIAFRDAYHGGTQGALSLAGSEALKNSFRPLIPDIRFLDFNNFENLSSISCKTACVVAETIQAEAGIVLPEEGFLESLRKRCTETGALLVIDDIQMGMGRTGKMFSFEHAGIIPDILCLAKAFGGGMPLGAFISSKEIMSSLTHDPELGHITTFGGHPVSCAAALASLNYLTSKKIYETAENKAGIFIERLSGHPSINTIRHIGLMLGIDLNSSESVHKLIPVFLNNGLIADSFLFRPKAFRIAPPLIITEEEIHQTCDKIIICLDQL
- the aat gene encoding leucyl/phenylalanyl-tRNA--protein transferase, whose translation is MSVQILDEEIIFPHPSNADKDGLLAIGGDLSAERLLFAYANGIYPWFNDDSPILWWSPDPRMILIPGEFKRSKSLAHTIRRGKFEIRFDEDFKSVIKNCAEAGRRGEEGTWITPGMISAYIKLYETGFAHSVEIYLNGNLAGGLYGLSLGKVFFGESMFHLERDASKVALAALVDRCLEWDFHFIDAQQRTDHLRNLGAKSIPRASFLSMLAGALKYPTLSGKW
- a CDS encoding DMT family transporter codes for the protein MDKSFLNRIGIYPVISLAVIFWGMSFVWTSIVFKYYHPITTIFLRLVISSTLLMVFIFITGKVEKLKKEDLGLLFISALFNPFLYFLGENFGLKNSSPTISSVIIATIPVFTPLVAFFTLKERLSWLNIAGIFISFIGIGIMLVNPDLSLNSSPVGAALLLGAVASAIIYSVFLKRLTHKYSALTIITYQNAIGVLYFLPFFLIFDFRHFITVRPNLELISALFQLAFFASSVAYIFYTMTIKKIGVSRANVFSNLIPVFTAIFSAIFISEIFSITKITGMAIVIAGVMVAQVRKRRIEN
- a CDS encoding saccharopine dehydrogenase NADP-binding domain-containing protein translates to MTTNQQLNITVLGAGLVGFPIALDLSKDENFSVTLCDIRKDRLDRIKEHHGLNTLQADLSDASTVKNIVRKADLVVSAVPGYLGFQTLKLIIEEGKNVVDIAFFPEDLFELEKLAEKQGVIAISDIGVAPGMSNILTAHAFSKLEKTEKVRIFVGGLPKVRQLPFEYRAVFSPIDVIEEYTRPARFIREGKLVEMPALSEPEFLNFTGFGTLEAFNSDGLRTLIRTIDCPDMIEKTLRYPGHIGKIRLLQECGFFSTEMVNVKGQLIRPIDLTTQLLFPMWDLKDEEDLTVMLVMVEGMKNGRKMRFTWELSDQYDQASGIHSMARTTGYTATAAVRLITSGLYTKKGVSPPEYVGFDPACVDFMLKDLAKRGVIYREKIETL